CCCAAAAGACACCATGGCTCTGGATCCTGACCGGGATGAGCACCAGCGCCGCGATAGGCTCGCTCGACTCGGAACACCCGGCCGCTTGCCGGGCATCCGCAGCGGCCAATGCGCCAAGCAACCAGGGAGAAGTTGATGAACACCGACGAGACCACCGGATGGATGGTGCGGGCTGCGACCGGGGGCCGGTTGGCCGATGAGTTCTGGGATAAGGCGGTCGTCGCCATTGGCTGGGAAGAGCTGGGCGACCTCTCCACCCTGGGTACAAAAGAGGCTGTGCTCGCCAAGGCCCGGGAGATTCACCCGGAGGCTCCCGAGGGTCGGATAAAGACGGCTGTGAGCCAACAACTGCGCTTCCGAGACGAGGTCGCGGCCGGAGACCGCGTAGTCACTTATGACTCCGGTCGCCGGCAATATCATGTGGGTACCATCGCCGGGCCGTATCAGCACGACCCGGAGCGCATTCCACCCTGTGAGCACGTTCGAGCCGTGGAATGGGAAGGAAGCGTCTCTAGGGATGACCTGTCGCAACCGGCAAGGAACACCCTGGGGTCGACGCTCACACTGTTCCGACTGCCCCCGGAGGTTCTCAGTGAGATCGAGCACCTGCTGCACGGCGAGCAAGTGCCCGCAATGGAGGGCGCACTCCAAGATGCGGAAGCTGAGGAAGACGAGCTGGCCCGGCTGCAGCGATACCGGCAGGAGGCGTTCGAGATCGTTAAGGATCGGGTAATCCGCCTGGGGCACGAGGAGATGGAAGAGCTCGTGGCAGGGTTGCTGCGAGCAATGGGCTACAGAGCCAGTCTCAGCCCCCAGGGTCCGGACCGTGGCGTGGATGTATTGGCGTCTCCGGACGGCTTTGGCTTCGAGTCACCACGTATCGTTGCGCAAGTGAAGCATCGCCCGAAGTCTACGATTGGCGCCGCGGAAATACGCGACTTCCTCGGAGGGCGACATGCGGACGACAAGGGGCTATATGTCAGCACAGGAGGCTTCACCCGCGAGGCTCAGTACGAAGCAGAGCGAGCGAAGATCCCGCTGTTCCTCATGGACCTCAACGGGTTGGTACAAACGCTTATGGAGCACTACGAAGGAGCGGATGCTGATACACGTACGCTCTTGCCTCTAACCCGGCTTTACTGGCCACTTTGATGCCCCTTAAGACCCACTGATCAACGGCCACCCTGCATCCGCGGCTTAGACACAAGCGATGTCAATGGACCCGCCTCGAACTGGGCCCACTCCTCTGACTAGAGGTACTTCTTGAAGGTGCTTGCGGCCACCATGACGGCCAACGCATTGAGGGCAGCGAATGGGAAGATGATCCATGCCGGATGCACCGCAACCGGCATGGCGAGGTAGATCACCCACGCCAGGATCACGGTCGGCACGAGCATCCGCTTGGCATGGTGGTAGACGAAGGCGCTCTCGCGGCCACCACCCCAACGGCGCAGATCCCGTTGCACGAGACCATCGACCAGGGCCACGAGGGCGAACAGAAAGAACACCGGCATGGCGAGAGTCAGCACGGCCAAGCGCACCGCGAAGACCTGGGTGATGGTCAGTGCCGACAGGACGTAGGGCTCCACCACATCGTAGCCGCTGCGCAAAGCGGCCTGGACACGCCCACCCTGTGGATCCGGCGGCTCGGCGAGCCAGGCCAGGACGTGCTCGAGCCCGGTGAGCTCGACCAGGCCGCGGTAGGTGGCCTCGGCGAAGCCCTGGGCATAGCCAGCCGGGTCATCGGTGAGCAGCGCGCGCCCGTAGTCGCTATCCAGGTGCTCGATCTCGGCGGCCAGCATATTCCGGCTATGCTGAACGCCGGCCTCCTGCCAGACCCACGTCTGCCCGACCCACTCGGCGAGAATCGAGAAGCCGAGGGCCACGAGGAGCCACAGGGCGAACGAACCGACCCCGCCGAATAGCGACCCGACCCACCCCGATTTCGATTTCTGCGGCGTGCTTTGGGTCCTCGTGGCGACCATCACTGCCCCTCCTGTACCAAGGGGATCGGCTCCGGACGCATCAGGTCTTCGCCGGTGTTGTAGGACTCGTCCATGCGCTCGGCGATCTCGGCGATATGCTCTGGCATGGCGGGGTCATTGCCGGGCTGAGGCAGCGGCATCCGGATCTTGTAGAGCTGGCCGCCGTTGAGTAGCGCGAAGGCCTGGCCCTTGGGCAGGGCAAGGACATCGGCCGGGGTGAGCATCGGCGTCTTCTCGACGCTGAGACGGTCCTCATTGCGGGAGGTGAACTGCTCGCTCGCCTCGGTATCGGCCGAGTCGTTGACGCCACTGACCTCCATGAGTGTGTTGATGCGCACCTCCGGAAGCTGCGCGGTGAGCATTTCGGCGGTGGCGTACTCCTTCACCCGGAGCATGATCAGCGTATTGAAGTTACCCGCGACCTGCCCAGATTTGGGCTTCGAGCCCAAGCGGGCCTCAACGTCGCTCCAGGTCTGGGTGTACGCCGTGACCTGGAAGCCGCTGCCGCCGGCCTTGTTGAGCATCGGGACGAACTCGTCGCCGATAAGCTCGTTGAACTCGTCAGCGTGGATATTGACAACCGGCATCCCGCTTCGCCGCTCCGGCATGCCGACGTCCTGGCCGTGCTTGTAGATTTGCCCGGCGACCGAGCACAGGTCGGCGAACATGGCATTGCCAACCGCCGCGGCCACCTCGGTATCCGCGAGGGCGTCCAGCCCGACGTAGACCACCCCGCCGGTGCGGATAACCTCACGCCAGTCCAGGATCGGTCGCGGGTCGCTCGTGTCGCTGTAGTCCGGGGCAATGAGCTCGGCGCTCTTGCCGGTGGTCAGCTTCTCGAGCAGCGGCAGCAGGGAGGCCACGATCTTGTCGAAGTAGGTCTTGTCGTACTCGAAGGCCGAGCGCAGCCCGTCGGCGACCGGGTCACTCAGACTGCGATCCTTGGCATAGAGCACCAGGGCGACAGCCCGCGGGTCACGGCCCTGCATGTGCCGCGGGACCTTGCCGTCCTCCTCCTGTTGGCGCACCGCCTCGCGCCACCCCTCCGGGCCAACCTGACTGAGCCAGTGCTCGTAATACTCGACGAGCAGCGGCTCGATCTGCGAGACGTCGCGCAGAATCTGTCGGTAGTCGGGGCGCGTGCCCAGCGCCACCCGCGCCTGGGCGACGACGTTGACGAAACGCCAGGCGAACTCCCGGAACGCCGCCGAGTTGCCCTCGCTCGGCAGCGGCCGGGTGGTCCGGGTTGCCACCTCCGTGATCCGCCCGAACGAGCCCACCGCGTTGTAGCGCGCCGAGTGCTCCGGGTAGCCGAGGTGGAACATGAAAAACTGATCCTCCCGCCCGGCCCGGCAGGCCTCCGCGTAGACCCGCTTGAGGAGCTCGGCATCGCCCTTGGGGTCGAAGACGACGACGGTCTCCTGGCGTCGAATGTCCTGGGCGACGAGCAGCTCCTCGAGGCGGGTCTTGCCGACCCGTGTTGTGCCGAGAACGAGCGTATGCCCGACCCGCTCGCCCAGGTCCTGATAGACGTCGCGCTCATTCGGCTCCACGCCGTGCAACGCCGGCCGGCCGCCGACCGGCGGCAGCGGAGCGAGCGGGTTCCACCACGCACGCCGGCTCAGCAGCTTCGCTACGGCCTGGAGGATGGGCTTGTTCTCCCACTCGGCCTCGATGCGACGAGCCCACTCGTACACCGGGCCGGGCTCGATGTAGCGCTGCGCCTCGGGCTTGATCGTGTCCCAGAGCCGCTGCGTATGCTTCTGCGTCCAGCGAAAGCCCCGGCCCAGGTAGAGCCAGTTGCGCGCGACCGGGATCTGCCGGGACGTCATGCGGAACTCCGGCAGGGTCCGGAGGTTGCGCTGGTAGCGCAGGATCCACCACCCCTGATACCCCCGCGCGATCGCGACGGCACCAAACACCGCAGCGGCGCCCCAGGCCAGCTCCCGATTCATCATCAGCGCCCACGGCGCATAGGCGGCGATCACCGCCGCCATGCCGGCGGTGGCCGCCGAGTAGAGCTCCACCGGGGGACGCAGGAGCGCCTCAACCGGATGCTGCCCGCTCATTGCTTCGGCCCCTCCGGGGTCAGGATCACGGGGTAACGATCCACGCCGAAGTGCTCGGCGAAGCCGTCACCGGGGCCGACCTGGACCCAGATGCCGTCGGCGAGGTCGCGAACATGCTCCAGGTCTGCCCGATCCTTGGCCTCGACCAGGACACAAACCGCGCCCGCAGCCCGCAGGTCCTCGCGATGCTGCGCCAGCCACCTCAACGAGCCCTCATCGCGACCGATCAGGCACAAGGGGCGCGGGAGCTCGGCCATGCGCTCGCGATGCTTGCGCTCGACCCCCTCCTCCAGGCGCCCGAACTCCATGCGCTCGGTCTCGACAGGCAGCAGGCTCTGCGCCGCGTCGGTCACCTCCGGCTCGGGAGGATCCGGCATGGACAGCGGCTCCGGCTCGCAGCGCAGCGCCTCGAACGAGTCCTCAAAGCGCTCGATGTAGGGGTCAATCGACTCACCGCCGCCGGCGTCCACTTCAAGCTCAAAGGCCGCCGCTGAGCCCGCACAAGCGAGGCCCAGGGTGAGCACCAGCAACCAGCCCCCCGGCCACCGGCACCAGACTGGACAATCTTTGTTCACTCCAAAGCAAACCGCGGCATGGCCGCGATGGGCGCGCTCGCCTCCACAGACTTTTCCACAGCTTCTGTGGGAAACCGCTACGGACATCACAGACCTCCCTCCCTAGACCTGGACCCTGCCCTCTCGCCCGTCGTGCTTCGGGATATGCGGACCAATGACCACGAGCCAACGCCCGAACATAACCAACAGGCAGGTCGAGTAATTGCCCCAGCCGAGACCGAACCCAAACAACGTGCAGCTTCGCCATAAGCGCTGCGCACTAACCCACTCGATCTGACCCATCATTCCCCCCTGCCAACCGGGGCCCGCAGGTGCTCGGCGACCGCCTCGCGATGCGCCGCGGCAGCCTGCGGGTCCGACGGCGCGTGGTAGGCACCGGCCGCCTCGAGCCAATCGCCACGCTCCTCGTAGCGCCCCCGCAGAATCGCCGCCCCCACCTGCAGATTCGCCTGCGGCTCGAGCGCCTGGCTCAGCGATGCGAAGCGCTCGCCATGCCAGTGCCAGTTGACCTGCATCAGTCCCACATCGATGTTGCGCCGGCCATCGGCCCGGTGCTGTCGCAGCGCCGCCTGCGCGGCCTCCCGGCTGGGGTAGCGCTCCGGCTCGCCGCCGACGTTAAGCGTCCACGGCCACGGCTCGTAGCGCCCCGAGCTCAGCGCCGCGCCGGATTCCGCGGCAGCCAAGGCATAGAGCAGCTGCGCTGGCACCTCGGCGGCCTCGGCCACCTCCTGGTAAAGCCTTGGCGGCTCGCCGGCCGGCGCCGTCGGCGCGGTGAGGGCCATCACCAGGCAAGCGGCTCCCACTGAGCGCCGTCCCGGCGATAGAGCGCGGGTACCTCGAGCTCGGCGAGCTCGCCCTCGTCCCGGTTGAGCGTCAGCCGCTGCGTTTCGACCAGCTGCGGCGGTACCTGGTGCTCGGTCGCCCATTCGCGCACCTCGTGATCCGATTCGGCATCCAGCACAAAGACATCGGCCTGCCAGCCCGCCCCCTCACTGAGGGCGCCAATCAGACGCTCCAGGACCTCCTCACAGGTCGAGCAATCCTCCGCTCTGGTCACCAGGGCGACCCGATCGCCGGGACCGACGTCTTCGATCGAGGCCTCCTGCTGAGCGGCTTCCCGTTCGCTCGCCTCCCGTTGCGACGGATCTTGACGACTGGCCTCATCGGCATCGGTCTCATCGCTGGCGAAGGGGGTCTCATCCGGGTAGAGCCGATCCCAGGCGTCGTCATAGGCGTACTGGAAGGCGAGCTCCTGGCTGACCCGCTCGCGCTCGCGCTCGACCGCGATCTCCGCCATCCGGCGTCGCTCCTCGCCTGAGCGCGCATGGATGCCCAGCACCCAGACCGGGTCCAGGTCTGGGCTCCAGAGCCCACGCGGGCCTTTCATCAGCGACTCGTAGCGCTCCCACTCCTCGTCTTCGAGCTCGCTCCACTGGCTGCGATCGAGGTGCTCCCCGGGCGCCGAGGATCGGTCCTCGTGATCCCGCGCCTGACTCGGCGCGCTGTCGCTCGCCGACGCGACAGCGGGCAGCATCCCCAGCAGGCCCGCGCCCAGCGCGGCACGCATCATCCAGGCTCGTGCGTTCATGTCTGCGCCTCCGCAATCCGTTGGGCTACGATCTCGGCGGCCTCGACCTCGGTGCAGTCGTGCTCGCGCATGATCTGAGCACGCTGCGCCTTCTCCTCGTTCTCGGTCTGTGCAAGGGCCAGGGCGATCGGCGGGGGGACGTTGCGGAACAGCGCCTCGACCTGATCGGCGAGCACGACCCCTTCGACGTACTTGCCCGGCTCCTTGCGCGCCGACAGCAACAGGGCCTTCTGCTCCTCGGTGAGGTCCTTGAAGCGAGCGATGTGATCGACCTCCTCCTTGGGCATGACGAGGCAGAGCCACCACTCCATCATGTTGAGCATCTTCTTCGAGGCGTCGGGGAAGTCCTCCAGGTTCTGGGTGGCGATCCAGAACCAGGCGCCGAGCTTGCGCCACATCTTCGTGATCTTGACCACGAACGGCGCGAGCAGCGGGTTGGTGGTGATGATGTGGCCCTCGTCGGTGAGCACGAGCGTCGGCCGCCCCTCGTGCTGATGTTGCTCGACGAGGTCGTTGATATGGTTCATCAGCCCCATGTAGGTCACGGTCAGCTGATCCTCATAGCCCTCGCGGGCCATGATCCCGACATCGACGATGGTCAGATCCGCCTCCGGCCAGGCGGTACCAGGCCGGTTGAAGACCTGGCCGGCGAAGCCGGAGCAGAACAGCTCCATGGCGTCGGCCATGTCCCGGATCCGCTGCCCCCGGCCTTCGGTCAGCGTCTCGGCGCGGGACTCCTCGCGCAGGGCCTGGGCAACGTCCTCGGTCAGCACCTGGTCTCGGCCGGTGCCGCTGTCGCGCACGTTGCGCGCCGCCCGGATGATCGCGCTGCGGATCGTGTGCCGGTCGGTGCGCGTCATGCGCTCGTCCTCCTTGGCCTCGCCGCCGGTGATCATAATGCGCGCGGCGAGCTCCATCTCGCCGAGCAGGTCCCGGGACCCGCCTTCCTCCTCGTCATCACCTCCCTCATCGCCGCCGGCCGCCCCGGCCTCCGAGTCGGTATCCGTCGCATATTCCTCGGCCCCGCGCTGCTCGTCGGCATCGATCTGCTCGAGCAGCTTCATGGCTGCAGAAAACGGCGGCAGGCTGACGTCCCGACCGGGCTGCAGCGAAACCTGGTTGACGCTCAGCCCTTTGGCAGCCGCGTACTGGCCCAACAGCCCGAATGAGTCACCAGCCTCAATGACGAAGATCCGCGGCTTGTAGATCGCGAGCATCTGCATCATCAGGTAGGTCAGCAGCGCACTCTTGCCGGCGCCGGTCGGCCCGAGGATCAGGGCGTGGGCGTTCTTCTTGCGATCAGCCGAGTTGAGCGGATCGAACACCAGCGGCTCGGCACCGCGGTTGTAGAACAGGATCCCCGGATGCCCCGTCCCACGGGTGCGGCCATAGAACGGGGCCAGGGCGGTGACATGGTCCGCGTAGACGTAGCGCGCCCGACGCGAGTAGCGCTCAAGCCGCGGGTCATAGGCCATGGGCAGGCCGCGGATGTAGTTGTGAAGCGGCAGGAGCTCGGCCTCCTGCGTGACGACCTGGATCCCGTTGCTGACCAGCCGGGAAGCCAGTTGCTGGCGATCACGCACCAGTTGCCGATCCGTCTCGGCGCGCAGATAGAGCGCGATCTGGGTGGGGAAGAGCTTGTTGCCCCGGGCCATCTGCTCCTGAGCGGCCGTGGCCTCCTCGAGCGCGAGCTGGCTCTCGATGTTCTTGCCACCGGATGCGGCCCGGACCTGGGCGATCCGGTTGCCGACCTCATCCTGCGGCGCGATGGTCACGGTCAGCGCCAGGACCGAGCCTTCCGGGCACTTGTCGAACAGCGCGTAGATGCTCTCCCCGCTGCGCCGCTCGCCGGTGAAGTGCCCAATCCGCGGCGGCTGACGGAGCCCTTGGGCGTAGACAACAGTATGCGGCAGCCCATCGAAACGCCACACGCCCGCCTCATGGTCCGATTCGGGCTGGGAGAAGTTGAACAGCCCGGCGAAGTCGCGTGCTGTCGGCAATGCCGCGTCGCCCGGATAGGGGGCGATGCGCAGCAGATCCCGCGGGTCACCGTCGGTGATCTCCGGGCGCGGGTTGAACCAGGGGACCAGCCACTCGTAGAGGTCCTTGGCGCCGCACCGGCGTACCTGGACACCGGCGGACTCCAGGGATACGCGCAGCTGGCCGAGCACCTGGTCGAGTTCCTCGTCAGGCGTGAGATCGCCGCCGGCGTTGCGCCGGTACAGGCAAAGCCGGGTCCGCCGGCGCTGGCCGCGCCAGCTCCCGCCGGTGACCAGCTGATCCGTAAACAGCCCGCCCTCGCGCGAGATACGCCGCAGATGGCCGTCCAGGTGCTCACAGTAAGTCGCCATGAACTCGTGCTCACCGCCGCGCTGCCCGGCGTATTCCCGAATCCGGTCCGGGATGTCCGTCAGATTCGGCTCATCCTGGACAAACAGCTGCAGCACCCAGGGCGAGTGCTCCACCTCGGGGATCGCATCGGCGATGGCCGTCTGTAGGTTCTCCAGGAGCTCCTCCAGGTACGCCTGCGTCCGGGCCTCGCTCGAGGCCGGGGCGAGCTCCAGGAGCGCTCCTACACTGTTGCTGTCCTCGAGCAGGAAAATCTGTGTCTGCGGGTCGTAGTCGGTCCATGGCAGCAGGTCCGTGAAAGACTCCGGACGCTCGTAGAGCTGCGCGTACTCGCGCTCCTTGGGGCTGCGGGCCGTGGATCCGGACTCGACCGCCTGTTGCTCGGAAGAATCGGCTTGGGCGCCTTGCCCAGAGCGGTTACGCCGTAACAGCTGTTGCAGCATCCCCATTACCGCGCCTCCGGTTCGCCGGGCAGTGCGTAGTGATCACGCTCGAACATCGGGAAGGTGGTGCTGTAGCCGGGGACCGGGACCTCGTTCGGGGTCGCCAGGTGCGGGTAGACGTACATGACCATGGAGGGATTCGGGACCCGGCCGAATCGCGGCTCCAGCTCATCGTGCGCCTGTCGGGTGTAGCCGGCCAGCGCGGCGGTGCCATCGGTCAGCCGCTGCGCCGGCGTGCTGTAGACCGGGGGTACACGACGTTTCCGCTCGTCATCGGACGCCTCGGCCTCCTGGTCGTCGGCATCCGCTGACTCACCCTGCCCGGGCCCGCGGGCCGACCCGGGGGCCAGTTGCTGCCGACCGTCGTCGATGTCGCCACCGGCGTGCCGGTTCATGTGGGCCTCGTAGACCTCATCGGTCCGCGGCCCTTCGGGGTAGACCTGCGGCGTGCCCTCTTGTGTGGCACCACTGCGGGCGCAGCCGGTCAGTGCGCTAGTCGAGCCGATCAGGGCGAGCAGCATCGCGCTCGCCACGCTCAAACGGCTGATTCGAGAGGCCACGCTGGAAGTCCGGGCGCTGATCATGGGATACCCTCCTGCCGTCGGTCTCGTAGTCGATGCGAAGCTCACGGTCGATGTGGACCGTCACCTCCTGGCCGGCCGGCGTGAAGATGGCGTCGAAGTGGTTTTCCTGGCGCCGACGCAGCCACTCGAGGACCTCCTCGGCGGCGCCCGAAGCGGCCCGGCCACCGACGAACCGGCCCGTGTCGCCGTCGATGATCGTCTGGGTAAAGCCCTGCTGGCCGACAATCGTCTGGGTCTCGGCCTGGGCCAGCGCCTCCGACGCCGCCTGCCCCGCTGCCAACAAGCCGGCCTGGGCCAGGAACGCCGGCGCGTTGCTGACCCGATCACCGGCGATACACGGCACACCCTGCGGGTCGGTGATGTGCCCGATCGGCGGCTCGGCCGGATCGCCGGCGCCCATCCGCTCCCCGGAGGCCTTCTCCGTCCCGTCATCCGCGTCATCGGTGCGCATCGAGGCGTCGCCCGGGTCCGGGAAGGTGCGCGTGGTGCCGTCCTCGAAGATGAACGTGGCGCTGTGGAGCTCGCCGCGCACACAGGACAGGGTCCAGTCACCGAAGG
This DNA window, taken from Halorhodospira halophila, encodes the following:
- a CDS encoding restriction endonuclease, with the translated sequence MNTDETTGWMVRAATGGRLADEFWDKAVVAIGWEELGDLSTLGTKEAVLAKAREIHPEAPEGRIKTAVSQQLRFRDEVAAGDRVVTYDSGRRQYHVGTIAGPYQHDPERIPPCEHVRAVEWEGSVSRDDLSQPARNTLGSTLTLFRLPPEVLSEIEHLLHGEQVPAMEGALQDAEAEEDELARLQRYRQEAFEIVKDRVIRLGHEEMEELVAGLLRAMGYRASLSPQGPDRGVDVLASPDGFGFESPRIVAQVKHRPKSTIGAAEIRDFLGGRHADDKGLYVSTGGFTREAQYEAERAKIPLFLMDLNGLVQTLMEHYEGADADTRTLLPLTRLYWPL
- a CDS encoding TIGR03747 family integrating conjugative element membrane protein; the encoded protein is MVATRTQSTPQKSKSGWVGSLFGGVGSFALWLLVALGFSILAEWVGQTWVWQEAGVQHSRNMLAAEIEHLDSDYGRALLTDDPAGYAQGFAEATYRGLVELTGLEHVLAWLAEPPDPQGGRVQAALRSGYDVVEPYVLSALTITQVFAVRLAVLTLAMPVFFLFALVALVDGLVQRDLRRWGGGRESAFVYHHAKRMLVPTVILAWVIYLAMPVAVHPAWIIFPFAALNALAVMVAASTFKKYL
- the traD gene encoding type IV conjugative transfer system coupling protein TraD, which translates into the protein MSGQHPVEALLRPPVELYSAATAGMAAVIAAYAPWALMMNRELAWGAAAVFGAVAIARGYQGWWILRYQRNLRTLPEFRMTSRQIPVARNWLYLGRGFRWTQKHTQRLWDTIKPEAQRYIEPGPVYEWARRIEAEWENKPILQAVAKLLSRRAWWNPLAPLPPVGGRPALHGVEPNERDVYQDLGERVGHTLVLGTTRVGKTRLEELLVAQDIRRQETVVVFDPKGDAELLKRVYAEACRAGREDQFFMFHLGYPEHSARYNAVGSFGRITEVATRTTRPLPSEGNSAAFREFAWRFVNVVAQARVALGTRPDYRQILRDVSQIEPLLVEYYEHWLSQVGPEGWREAVRQQEEDGKVPRHMQGRDPRAVALVLYAKDRSLSDPVADGLRSAFEYDKTYFDKIVASLLPLLEKLTTGKSAELIAPDYSDTSDPRPILDWREVIRTGGVVYVGLDALADTEVAAAVGNAMFADLCSVAGQIYKHGQDVGMPERRSGMPVVNIHADEFNELIGDEFVPMLNKAGGSGFQVTAYTQTWSDVEARLGSKPKSGQVAGNFNTLIMLRVKEYATAEMLTAQLPEVRINTLMEVSGVNDSADTEASEQFTSRNEDRLSVEKTPMLTPADVLALPKGQAFALLNGGQLYKIRMPLPQPGNDPAMPEHIAEIAERMDESYNTGEDLMRPEPIPLVQEGQ
- a CDS encoding PFL_4695 family integrating conjugative element protein, which gives rise to MLTLGLACAGSAAAFELEVDAGGGESIDPYIERFEDSFEALRCEPEPLSMPDPPEPEVTDAAQSLLPVETERMEFGRLEEGVERKHRERMAELPRPLCLIGRDEGSLRWLAQHREDLRAAGAVCVLVEAKDRADLEHVRDLADGIWVQVGPGDGFAEHFGVDRYPVILTPEGPKQ
- a CDS encoding transglycosylase SLT domain-containing protein, which produces MALTAPTAPAGEPPRLYQEVAEAAEVPAQLLYALAAAESGAALSSGRYEPWPWTLNVGGEPERYPSREAAQAALRQHRADGRRNIDVGLMQVNWHWHGERFASLSQALEPQANLQVGAAILRGRYEERGDWLEAAGAYHAPSDPQAAAAHREAVAEHLRAPVGRGE
- a CDS encoding TIGR03759 family integrating conjugative element protein, which produces MNARAWMMRAALGAGLLGMLPAVASASDSAPSQARDHEDRSSAPGEHLDRSQWSELEDEEWERYESLMKGPRGLWSPDLDPVWVLGIHARSGEERRRMAEIAVERERERVSQELAFQYAYDDAWDRLYPDETPFASDETDADEASRQDPSQREASEREAAQQEASIEDVGPGDRVALVTRAEDCSTCEEVLERLIGALSEGAGWQADVFVLDAESDHEVREWATEHQVPPQLVETQRLTLNRDEGELAELEVPALYRRDGAQWEPLAW
- a CDS encoding conjugative transfer ATPase, with product MLQQLLRRNRSGQGAQADSSEQQAVESGSTARSPKEREYAQLYERPESFTDLLPWTDYDPQTQIFLLEDSNSVGALLELAPASSEARTQAYLEELLENLQTAIADAIPEVEHSPWVLQLFVQDEPNLTDIPDRIREYAGQRGGEHEFMATYCEHLDGHLRRISREGGLFTDQLVTGGSWRGQRRRTRLCLYRRNAGGDLTPDEELDQVLGQLRVSLESAGVQVRRCGAKDLYEWLVPWFNPRPEITDGDPRDLLRIAPYPGDAALPTARDFAGLFNFSQPESDHEAGVWRFDGLPHTVVYAQGLRQPPRIGHFTGERRSGESIYALFDKCPEGSVLALTVTIAPQDEVGNRIAQVRAASGGKNIESQLALEEATAAQEQMARGNKLFPTQIALYLRAETDRQLVRDRQQLASRLVSNGIQVVTQEAELLPLHNYIRGLPMAYDPRLERYSRRARYVYADHVTALAPFYGRTRGTGHPGILFYNRGAEPLVFDPLNSADRKKNAHALILGPTGAGKSALLTYLMMQMLAIYKPRIFVIEAGDSFGLLGQYAAAKGLSVNQVSLQPGRDVSLPPFSAAMKLLEQIDADEQRGAEEYATDTDSEAGAAGGDEGGDDEEEGGSRDLLGEMELAARIMITGGEAKEDERMTRTDRHTIRSAIIRAARNVRDSGTGRDQVLTEDVAQALREESRAETLTEGRGQRIRDMADAMELFCSGFAGQVFNRPGTAWPEADLTIVDVGIMAREGYEDQLTVTYMGLMNHINDLVEQHQHEGRPTLVLTDEGHIITTNPLLAPFVVKITKMWRKLGAWFWIATQNLEDFPDASKKMLNMMEWWLCLVMPKEEVDHIARFKDLTEEQKALLLSARKEPGKYVEGVVLADQVEALFRNVPPPIALALAQTENEEKAQRAQIMREHDCTEVEAAEIVAQRIAEAQT
- a CDS encoding TIGR03751 family conjugal transfer lipoprotein translates to MASAMLLALIGSTSALTGCARSGATQEGTPQVYPEGPRTDEVYEAHMNRHAGGDIDDGRQQLAPGSARGPGQGESADADDQEAEASDDERKRRVPPVYSTPAQRLTDGTAALAGYTRQAHDELEPRFGRVPNPSMVMYVYPHLATPNEVPVPGYSTTFPMFERDHYALPGEPEAR